GGCTCCAGCGCGGACGATCCTTCGACGCGCTCGGCCTGGTGTCCATGTTGCTCAGCTCGTACGGGGTGAGCGGACGCTCCCCCTTGGGGATCTGGGGAATCTCCTGGGACTCCCTGTTCTCCCGTACTTCGCCCACCGCCCCCTCCGGCGGCAGCTTGGGCTGTTCCTCGGGCCGCGGCCGGGGCGACTCGCGGTACTTGACGCGGGAGGTCATCCAGAAGCCGCCGGCGAGCAGGGCCAGGACGCCCATGGCCACGATGAACAGGACGAGGCTCATCAGGCCGCTCGCCGCGGCCAGCTGCATCGATGCGGTATCCATAGGACAGGGATACCCCGCCCAGAAGCGGACGAACCGGACGCTATGTGTGACGGGTGGCGGACGTAGGGCGACCAAGCCCGGATCAGGGTCCCTCAGGCCCTGTACAACGGTGGTTTGCGGCCTTGCGCCCCGGCTACCCGGACGGTGTGACAACGCCGACTTCGCAGCAGCTCTACCGGTTCCTGGAGGACCGCTTCGCCTGTGCGCAGGCGTGCACGGAGTGCGCCCGGGCCTGTGCGGTGCGCGCGAGTCTCGCCGATCCCGACGGCACCGAGCGCCAGGAACGGGTCCGCAGACTGGGCATCATGTGCGCCGAGGTGTGCGACGCCACGTGCCGCGTGCTGGGTGAGGAGAGCCGGCAGGACGAGGGGGAGATCCGGGTCCGGCTGGAGTGGTGCCGCTCGGTCTGCGAGGAGTCCGCCCGGGCCTTCGGCGACCAGCCCGGCGCCGAGTCGGCCGAGGCGGCCTGCCGGTCCTGCGCCGACGCCTGCTCGGAGTTCCTGGAGAGCCTCGTATGACGGCCGGCCCGGCCGAGCGCTCCGCGCGGTCCGGCGGAATTCCCCCGCGGCACGTCATTCCCTATTTCTGAAACACGTTCTACGGTGTGCGCCGTCAGGACCGCCCTTGGGGAGCCTGGAGGCGCCGTGCATCTCGACCACACGCCCGAACAGCTGCGACTGCGCGCCGAACTGCGCGCCTACTTCGCCCAGCTGGTCCCGGACAACGCCTACGCCCGGTACGCCGACCCGGCCGCGCAGAAGCGGTTCTACCGCGCCACCATCCGCCGGCTCGGCACCGACGGCTGGCTCGGCGTCGGCTGGCCGAAGGAGTACGGCGGGCGCGGCATGACCGCGATGGAGCAGTTCATCTTCTTCGACGAGGCCGCGCAGGCGGGCGTACCGCTGCCGCTGATGGCGCTGAACACGGTCGGCCCGACGCTGATGCGGTTCGGCACCGAGGAGCAGAAGGCGTACTTCCTGCCGCGTGTCCTCTCCGGCGAGATCGACTTCGCGATCGGCTACAGTGAGCCGGACGCCGGCACCGACCTGGCCTCGCTGAAGACCAGGGCCGTACGGGACGGGGACGACTACGTCGTCAACGGGCAGAAGATCTGGACGACGAACGGCGACACCGCGGACTGGGTGTGGCTGGCGGTGCGCACCGACCCCGCCGCCCCGCCGCACAAGGGCATCACCATGCTGCTGGTGCCGACCTCCGACCCGGGCTACTCCTGCACGGTGATCAACACGCTCGCCTCCCACGACACCACCGCGAGCTACTACGAGAACATCCGCGTCCCGGTCTCCCGCCGCGTCGGCGAGGAGAACCAGGGCTGGCGGCTGATCACCAACCAGCTCAACCACGAACGCGTCACCCTCGCCGCGCACGGCACCATGGCCATCCGCGCGCTGTCCGACGTGCAGCGCTGGGCGCGCGAGACCAAGCTCGCCGACGGCCGCCGGGTGGCCGACCTGCCCTGGGTGCGCCGGCTGCTGGCCCGTACCCACACCCGGCTCGACGCGCTGAAGCTCCTGAACTGGCAGATGGTCACCGCCGTCCAGGACGGCACGCTCACCCCGCAGGACGCCTCCGCCGTCAAGGTCTACGGCTCAGAAGCCCGGCGGGACGCCTACGCCTGGCTCATGGAGATCGTCGCAGCGGCCGGTCCCTTGAAGGAGGGCTCGGCGGGCGCCGTCCTGCACGGTGAGCTGGAACGCGGCTACCGCTCGGCGGTCATCTTCACCTTCGGCGGCGGCAACAACGAGATCCAGCGCGAGATCATCTCCTGGATCGGCCTGGGAATGCCGAGGGTGCGGCGCTAGCCGGCGGCGAGCGGCGGCTGGGGCGGCCTCACCGAGCCGGGCGCGCCCCGGAGTCACGCGGCTCCAGGTGCGAGGCGAGGACCGCCGCCTGGACCCGGCGCTGGACGCCCAGCTTGGCCAGCATCCGAGAGATGTGGTTCTTGACGGTCTTCTCCGACAGATAGAGCCTCTTGCCGATCTCACGGTTGGTGAGACCGTCCCCGATCAGGGCGAGGATGTCCCGTTCGCGCGGCGACAGGGTCTCCAGCTCGGGCGGCACCGCCGGGCTGTCCGCCGGGTCGGTCCGCAGGGAGCGCATGAGCCTGGCCGTGGTCGCCGGGTCGAGCATCGACTGGCCCGAGGCGACGGTGCGGACCGCGGAGACGAGATCGGAGCCCTTGATCTGCTTCAGCACATAGCCGGAGGCCCCGGCCATGATGGCGTCCAGCAGGGCGTCATCGTCGTCGAACGAGGTCAGCATCAGGCACGCCAGCTGCGGCATCCTGCTGCGCAGTTCCCGGCAGACCGTGATGCCGTCCCCGTCCGGCAGCC
Above is a genomic segment from Streptomyces fodineus containing:
- a CDS encoding ferredoxin, yielding MTTPTSQQLYRFLEDRFACAQACTECARACAVRASLADPDGTERQERVRRLGIMCAEVCDATCRVLGEESRQDEGEIRVRLEWCRSVCEESARAFGDQPGAESAEAACRSCADACSEFLESLV
- a CDS encoding acyl-CoA dehydrogenase family protein, encoding MHLDHTPEQLRLRAELRAYFAQLVPDNAYARYADPAAQKRFYRATIRRLGTDGWLGVGWPKEYGGRGMTAMEQFIFFDEAAQAGVPLPLMALNTVGPTLMRFGTEEQKAYFLPRVLSGEIDFAIGYSEPDAGTDLASLKTRAVRDGDDYVVNGQKIWTTNGDTADWVWLAVRTDPAAPPHKGITMLLVPTSDPGYSCTVINTLASHDTTASYYENIRVPVSRRVGEENQGWRLITNQLNHERVTLAAHGTMAIRALSDVQRWARETKLADGRRVADLPWVRRLLARTHTRLDALKLLNWQMVTAVQDGTLTPQDASAVKVYGSEARRDAYAWLMEIVAAAGPLKEGSAGAVLHGELERGYRSAVIFTFGGGNNEIQREIISWIGLGMPRVRR
- a CDS encoding response regulator, which codes for MTEARTFTEQNPIRVFLLDDHEVVRRGLTDLLDAEPDISVVGDADTAEHALVRSPALRPHVAVLDVRLPDGDGITVCRELRSRMPQLACLMLTSFDDDDALLDAIMAGASGYVLKQIKGSDLVSAVRTVASGQSMLDPATTARLMRSLRTDPADSPAVPPELETLSPRERDILALIGDGLTNREIGKRLYLSEKTVKNHISRMLAKLGVQRRVQAAVLASHLEPRDSGARPAR
- a CDS encoding DUF6479 family protein, with amino-acid sequence MDTASMQLAAASGLMSLVLFIVAMGVLALLAGGFWMTSRVKYRESPRPRPEEQPKLPPEGAVGEVRENRESQEIPQIPKGERPLTPYELSNMDTRPSASKDRPRWSRGSSGSFGGGGLGAH